The Mucilaginibacter yixingensis genome window below encodes:
- a CDS encoding glycoside hydrolase family 127 protein — protein sequence MRRFTSFAFLLMCVCGGVATAQQPDRPNLAIIATPSGSGGELLRLNDGVMPSGNRTPAGNRRQQPRLGTQWVQYDWKQPVAVKEIATYWHSVDGGVPMPKAYHILYWDGSAFVPVKNASALGLQNNQLNKTAFEEIKTNRMRLEVDSTDRGVTPLQEWIVYQTEGTAYPAVITAGIDRDVMLNGKTYLAGVVKSSTPVQQVKWEKVSGPGSVAFSSATDKTGSATFSAPGNYVLSLTAGSGNLASSSTLKVRVATPPPAKRLDVVYTRRYKIDSKLWNDRAKAMIVNWIPFCVDQCERTDLATGQGGLDNFIEAAKALRGEPHGKHKGYVFSNAWVHQTVESMCEALMVDPQGDPEMIAAQQEMQQTLDRWIPIILSAQEPDGYLQTAWTLRDTSRWHQRWSPTESRGNHEGYTAGYFIESAINHYTLTGGKDKRLYNAAKKLADCWVANIGPGKKTWYDGHQEMEQALVRFGRFVNDMEGHQSHGDSYIKLAKFLLDSRGGGSEYDQSHVPVQQQYEAVGHAVRATYNYSGMADVAAETGDVDYQSAVMSLWDNMVNKKYYITGGIGSGETSEGFGGNYSLRNNAYCESCSSCGLIFFEYKMNIAYHDAKYADLYEETMYNALLGSLSLDGKDFTYTNALATAQPRYEWHACPCCVGNIPRTLLMMPTWTYVLGDDGLYVNLFVGSTIRVDKIAGTDVEMVQKTDYPWSGKVNITVNPDQSRAFTVYVRVPNRATSTLYSAVPQVKGLKSISVNGRVFTPKITNGYAAIKRVWKKGDHIDVELPMEIQRVTADERVAADKGKMALRYGPLIYNVEAADQDISKTISNKPLSLKWQPDFLHGVMTINGTWADGSPLLAVPNYARMNRVATTATPQAEQVLAPTRPNEPPSYVERGPVSTVWINSKAENK from the coding sequence ATGAGAAGATTTACATCTTTCGCATTTCTATTAATGTGCGTTTGCGGCGGCGTGGCCACGGCCCAACAGCCAGACAGGCCAAACCTGGCTATAATTGCCACGCCAAGCGGATCTGGCGGCGAGTTATTGCGCTTAAACGATGGCGTGATGCCCTCCGGTAACCGCACCCCGGCAGGCAATCGTCGCCAACAGCCCCGGTTAGGTACCCAGTGGGTGCAGTACGACTGGAAACAGCCCGTGGCCGTTAAAGAAATTGCCACCTATTGGCATAGCGTAGATGGGGGAGTGCCGATGCCCAAAGCTTACCACATACTATACTGGGATGGCAGCGCTTTTGTGCCGGTTAAAAACGCCAGTGCATTAGGCCTGCAAAATAATCAACTCAACAAAACCGCTTTCGAAGAAATAAAAACCAACCGAATGCGCTTGGAGGTTGACTCGACCGACCGTGGCGTTACTCCACTGCAGGAATGGATTGTTTATCAAACCGAGGGTACTGCATATCCGGCCGTAATTACCGCCGGTATAGATCGGGACGTGATGCTGAATGGTAAAACCTACCTGGCCGGCGTGGTGAAATCATCAACGCCCGTGCAACAGGTAAAATGGGAAAAGGTATCGGGCCCGGGCTCGGTTGCTTTTAGTAGCGCGACGGATAAAACCGGATCGGCCACTTTTTCTGCCCCCGGCAACTATGTGTTGTCGCTAACTGCGGGTTCGGGTAACCTGGCATCGTCATCAACTTTGAAAGTTAGGGTAGCTACGCCGCCGCCGGCTAAACGCCTGGATGTGGTTTATACCCGTCGTTATAAAATTGACAGCAAGTTGTGGAACGATAGGGCCAAAGCCATGATTGTTAACTGGATTCCGTTTTGTGTCGATCAATGCGAACGTACCGACCTGGCTACCGGGCAGGGCGGTTTAGATAATTTTATTGAGGCAGCCAAAGCCCTGCGCGGCGAGCCGCACGGTAAGCATAAAGGATATGTGTTCTCTAACGCCTGGGTGCACCAAACGGTAGAGTCAATGTGCGAGGCGCTGATGGTTGACCCACAGGGTGATCCGGAAATGATTGCTGCCCAGCAGGAAATGCAGCAGACCTTAGATCGCTGGATCCCGATCATTTTATCGGCTCAGGAGCCTGATGGTTACCTGCAAACCGCCTGGACACTGCGCGATACCAGCAGATGGCATCAACGCTGGTCGCCAACGGAAAGCCGTGGAAACCATGAGGGTTATACGGCCGGTTATTTTATCGAGTCGGCTATTAACCATTACACGCTTACTGGCGGTAAAGACAAACGTCTATATAATGCAGCCAAAAAGCTGGCTGATTGCTGGGTGGCCAATATTGGTCCGGGTAAAAAGACCTGGTATGACGGACACCAGGAGATGGAGCAGGCGCTGGTACGTTTCGGCCGTTTTGTAAATGACATGGAGGGCCACCAGAGCCATGGCGATAGTTACATCAAACTAGCTAAATTTCTGCTGGATAGCCGCGGTGGCGGCAGCGAGTATGACCAGAGTCATGTACCAGTGCAACAGCAATATGAAGCCGTTGGTCATGCCGTGCGTGCTACTTACAATTACTCAGGGATGGCCGATGTGGCTGCCGAAACCGGCGATGTTGATTACCAGAGCGCTGTCATGTCGCTTTGGGATAACATGGTGAACAAAAAATATTACATCACCGGTGGCATTGGCAGCGGCGAAACTTCTGAAGGGTTTGGTGGTAACTATTCGCTGCGCAATAACGCTTATTGCGAATCGTGCTCCAGCTGCGGACTCATCTTTTTTGAGTATAAGATGAATATTGCTTACCATGACGCCAAATATGCCGATTTATATGAGGAGACGATGTACAATGCCCTGCTCGGCTCGCTATCGCTGGATGGTAAAGATTTTACCTACACCAATGCGCTGGCTACTGCGCAGCCACGTTATGAATGGCATGCCTGCCCGTGCTGTGTGGGTAATATTCCGCGCACACTGCTTATGATGCCTACCTGGACATATGTGCTTGGCGATGACGGTTTATATGTTAATCTGTTTGTGGGCAGCACTATCCGCGTTGATAAAATTGCGGGCACCGATGTAGAGATGGTGCAGAAGACAGATTACCCGTGGAGCGGCAAAGTAAACATCACCGTTAATCCAGATCAAAGCAGGGCGTTCACGGTTTATGTGCGGGTGCCAAACCGTGCCACCAGTACATTATATAGTGCAGTGCCACAGGTAAAAGGCCTTAAATCAATTTCGGTAAACGGCCGGGTGTTTACACCTAAAATTACTAATGGTTATGCCGCCATTAAACGGGTATGGAAAAAAGGCGATCATATTGATGTGGAACTGCCTATGGAAATACAGCGCGTAACCGCCGATGAGCGTGTAGCTGCCGACAAAGGCAAAATGGCCCTGCGCTACGGTCCGCTGATTTATAATGTAGAGGCTGCCGATCAGGATATCAGCAAAACCATCAGCAATAAACCGCTCAGCCTTAAATGGCAACCAGATTTTCTGCACGGGGTAATGACTATTAACGGTACCTGGGCAGATGGCTCGCCCCTGCTGGCGGTGCCCAACTACGCCCGCATGAACCGGGTAGCCACAACGGCTACACCACAAGCAGAGCAGGTGCTGGCGCCAACGCGGCCAAATGAGCCGCCCAGTTATGTAGAACGCGGTCCGGTAAGCACGGTCTGGATCAATTCAAAAGCAGAAAACAAATGA
- a CDS encoding cystathionine gamma-synthase family protein produces the protein MSNNKGFTTTILHSDRLLKPEHGALHQPVHNAVTWGFDDVQGLVDVFQNKSKGYAYSRQGNPTVTALEHKITQMEQGLATIAFSTGMAAITATIMALLKAGDHMIASSYLFGNTRSILQTLTDIGLSIDFVDATDVENVKAAYTNRTKMVLVETVANPATQVADLEKIGEFCKEKNVIYVVDNTMTSPYLFRPVSVNASLVINSLTKYIGGHANALGGSVTDTGLFDWDTYENIAPVLKGMIKPQMLGMAQIRKRGLRDGGGTLAPEAAHTLSVGSETLALRMERACTNAAAVATLLAHHPKVSKVYYPGLEQHPQHELAGRLFKRNGALLSFALTDDVDLFQFLNNLQLVIKSSNLGDTRTLAIPVAHTIFFELGADRRAEMGIPDSMIRLSVGIEDTEDLLNDFKTALDAQY, from the coding sequence ATGAGCAATAATAAAGGCTTTACCACCACCATACTTCATTCAGACCGTCTGCTGAAACCAGAGCACGGTGCATTGCATCAACCTGTACACAACGCCGTTACCTGGGGTTTTGATGATGTGCAGGGTTTGGTAGATGTTTTTCAGAACAAATCAAAAGGTTACGCATACTCGCGTCAGGGCAACCCAACCGTTACCGCGCTTGAGCATAAGATTACCCAGATGGAGCAGGGGCTTGCTACCATTGCTTTCTCTACCGGTATGGCGGCTATTACGGCCACCATCATGGCCCTGCTAAAAGCCGGCGACCATATGATTGCCAGCTCATACCTGTTTGGCAACACCCGCAGCATCCTGCAAACACTTACCGATATTGGCCTGAGCATTGATTTTGTTGATGCGACCGATGTAGAAAACGTAAAAGCCGCCTATACCAACCGTACCAAAATGGTACTGGTAGAAACCGTTGCCAACCCGGCTACCCAAGTGGCAGATCTGGAAAAGATAGGCGAGTTTTGCAAAGAGAAAAATGTGATCTATGTGGTTGATAACACCATGACATCGCCATACCTGTTCCGTCCGGTGAGTGTGAATGCCAGCTTGGTTATTAACTCCTTAACCAAATACATTGGCGGCCATGCCAACGCCCTGGGCGGTAGTGTGACCGATACCGGCCTGTTTGACTGGGATACTTATGAAAATATTGCCCCGGTGCTGAAAGGCATGATCAAACCACAAATGCTGGGCATGGCGCAGATTCGCAAGCGCGGCCTGCGCGATGGTGGCGGCACCCTGGCACCAGAGGCAGCGCATACCCTATCGGTAGGTTCAGAAACGCTGGCGCTACGTATGGAGCGTGCTTGTACCAATGCTGCTGCCGTGGCAACCCTGCTGGCGCATCACCCAAAAGTGAGCAAAGTTTATTATCCTGGCCTGGAGCAGCACCCGCAGCATGAGCTGGCCGGTCGCCTGTTTAAACGTAATGGCGCCTTATTAAGCTTTGCCTTGACCGATGATGTAGACCTGTTCCAGTTCCTGAACAACCTGCAACTGGTAATCAAGAGCAGTAACCTTGGCGATACCCGCACACTGGCTATCCCTGTAGCACATACCATCTTCTTTGAGCTGGGTGCAGACCGCCGCGCGGAGATGGGCATTCCTGATTCAATGATCCGCCTGTCTGTAGGCATTGAGGATACCGAAGATTTATTAAACGATTTCAAGACTGCGCTGGATGCACAGTACTAA
- a CDS encoding D-2-hydroxyacid dehydrogenase, producing the protein MKIVVLDGYTLNPGDLSWDVLNSLGDVTIHDRTPVSEIVSRCAGADMVLTNKVPMSEETLNQLPDLKYIGVLATGYNIINTEVCKQKGIVVSNVPGYSTSSVAQLTFALLLELTHHVQRHSDAVMAGKWSGSKDFCFWDYPLIELEGKTMGIIGLGSIGGKVADAAAAFGMKVIAAGRTHTDQSHRPGFRWVEMMDLFKEADVISIHCPLTPQTQDLINKETLALMKPSAFVLNTSRGPIINAADLTDALNNNIIAGAGIDVLPVEPPPADNPLLKAKNCIITPHIAWATKEARTRLMDVTVNNIKAFVSGAPVNVVNGQ; encoded by the coding sequence ATGAAAATTGTAGTGCTTGATGGCTATACCCTTAACCCCGGCGATCTTTCGTGGGATGTCCTTAACAGCCTGGGCGATGTTACCATCCATGATCGCACCCCGGTATCAGAAATTGTATCCCGTTGCGCCGGTGCTGATATGGTGCTTACCAACAAAGTACCCATGAGTGAGGAGACACTGAATCAGTTGCCCGACCTGAAATACATCGGCGTGCTGGCCACCGGCTACAACATCATCAACACCGAGGTTTGTAAGCAGAAAGGCATTGTAGTGAGCAATGTTCCTGGCTACAGTACTTCATCGGTAGCCCAATTAACTTTTGCCTTGTTGTTGGAATTGACGCACCATGTGCAACGCCATAGCGATGCGGTGATGGCGGGCAAATGGTCGGGCTCTAAAGATTTTTGTTTTTGGGATTATCCCCTGATAGAGCTGGAAGGTAAAACCATGGGCATTATTGGTCTGGGATCGATAGGCGGTAAGGTGGCTGATGCTGCGGCAGCTTTCGGCATGAAGGTAATTGCTGCGGGGCGTACACATACCGATCAATCACACCGTCCTGGTTTCCGTTGGGTGGAGATGATGGATCTGTTTAAGGAGGCCGATGTAATCAGCATCCACTGCCCACTCACCCCGCAAACGCAGGATCTGATTAATAAAGAAACGCTGGCGCTGATGAAACCATCGGCCTTTGTGCTCAACACCTCACGCGGACCAATTATCAACGCCGCCGATCTGACCGATGCGCTGAATAACAACATCATTGCCGGTGCAGGGATTGATGTATTACCCGTTGAGCCGCCACCGGCCGACAACCCACTGCTTAAAGCCAAAAACTGTATTATCACCCCGCACATTGCCTGGGCAACAAAAGAGGCCCGTACGCGGTTAATGGATGTGACGGTTAATAACATTAAAGCTTTTGTGAGTGGTGCACCTGTTAATGTGGTGAACGGACAATGA
- a CDS encoding acyl carrier protein: protein MDSNEVLKTVNEVFIDILDNEDIVLSRETTADDVEDWDSLNHIQLIVAIEKKFKIRFTSQEIHSWSNVGAMIDSITAKLG, encoded by the coding sequence ATGGATAGCAACGAAGTACTGAAAACCGTAAACGAAGTTTTTATTGATATTTTAGATAACGAGGATATTGTGTTATCAAGAGAAACCACTGCTGATGACGTGGAAGATTGGGACTCATTAAACCACATTCAGCTGATTGTTGCTATTGAGAAAAAGTTTAAGATCCGCTTTACCTCGCAGGAGATCCACTCCTGGAGCAATGTGGGCGCAATGATTGATTCTATTACCGCCAAACTGGGTTAA
- a CDS encoding VOC family protein: MAMKLHHVGVACADINEEIANIHRLHKVIDQTPVVFDEQQNAELVMLTLEDGTNIELISGKQVENLVKKRISYYHLCFEVDDINAEIERLTGEGAMLVSPPKPAILFNNREVAFLYLSYGLIELVSSH, translated from the coding sequence ATGGCCATGAAACTGCACCACGTTGGCGTAGCCTGTGCCGATATTAACGAGGAGATAGCCAACATCCACCGTCTGCATAAAGTGATTGATCAAACCCCCGTGGTGTTTGACGAGCAACAGAACGCAGAACTGGTAATGCTGACACTGGAAGACGGCACCAACATCGAACTGATCTCTGGCAAGCAGGTAGAGAACCTGGTTAAAAAGCGCATCTCCTACTATCACCTTTGTTTTGAGGTTGATGATATCAATGCCGAGATTGAGCGCCTGACTGGCGAGGGTGCCATGCTGGTATCGCCGCCTAAACCGGCCATCTTGTTTAATAACCGGGAGGTTGCTTTTCTATACCTCTCTTACGGCTTGATTGAGCTGGTGAGTAGTCACTAG
- a CDS encoding HAD family hydrolase, whose translation MLSFLDLKKNNKKSREGLKQIKVALLADSASQFINQAVSGYGFEFGLNLDIYEADYNQIERQVFDPSSELYEAGPAYVIILRSTEHLLKDFYKSQDRAGFADHIIAQTEALYQQLSARLSARVIINTYIEIDDKVFGNYANKTHVSFTYQLRKINLGLMDLARQNKNLFIADLASLAAHRGYEHVFDTKMYISADMVFNIDFVPTVAHALTQIISAIAGSFKKCLVLDLDNTTWGGIIGDDGMEGIQIGYLGMGKAFTELQLWCKELKRRGIILAVCSKNTEAIAIEPFNSHPDMVLKIDDIAIFVANWENKVDNIRHIQQVLNIGFDSMVFLDDNPFEREMVKSGIPDITVPELPEDPAEYVQYLRTLNLFETASYTEEDAQRTQQYQQEAKRTQLQNSFTSEQDFLQSLQMLADVKSFDKFNTPRVSQLTQRSNQFNLRTVRYTEDDIAQLATSGDFITLSFNLGDKFGDHGLIAVVILKALSAQELFVDSWIMSCRVLKRGMEQFTLNTIVAAASASGFKKIVGEYLPTKKNALVKDHYLNLGFTPVNDRWELDVTAYQPKEVYITQKD comes from the coding sequence ATGTTGAGTTTCTTAGACCTTAAAAAAAACAACAAAAAAAGCCGTGAAGGGCTGAAGCAAATAAAGGTGGCCTTGCTGGCCGATTCGGCTTCGCAATTTATCAACCAGGCTGTTTCTGGTTACGGTTTTGAGTTTGGCCTCAATCTGGATATCTACGAGGCAGATTACAATCAGATTGAACGACAGGTGTTCGATCCATCGTCTGAATTGTACGAGGCCGGGCCTGCTTACGTTATCATCCTCCGCTCAACAGAGCATCTGCTGAAAGACTTTTATAAAAGCCAGGACAGGGCCGGTTTTGCCGATCATATCATTGCGCAAACCGAGGCTTTGTATCAGCAACTCTCGGCGCGGCTTTCGGCTCGTGTTATCATCAACACTTATATTGAAATTGACGACAAGGTTTTTGGCAACTATGCTAATAAGACCCATGTTTCATTCACTTATCAGCTCCGCAAGATCAACCTTGGACTGATGGATCTGGCGCGCCAGAATAAAAACCTTTTCATTGCCGATCTGGCATCACTTGCGGCTCACCGCGGGTATGAGCACGTGTTCGACACCAAGATGTACATCAGTGCAGATATGGTGTTTAACATTGATTTTGTGCCGACGGTTGCACATGCGCTAACGCAGATTATCAGTGCTATTGCCGGCTCTTTCAAAAAATGTCTGGTGCTCGATCTGGACAACACTACCTGGGGCGGCATTATTGGCGACGACGGCATGGAGGGTATCCAGATAGGTTACCTGGGCATGGGTAAAGCTTTTACCGAGCTGCAACTGTGGTGCAAAGAACTGAAACGCCGTGGCATTATATTGGCCGTGTGCAGTAAAAATACCGAGGCCATTGCCATAGAGCCATTCAACAGTCACCCGGATATGGTGCTGAAAATTGATGACATTGCCATTTTTGTTGCCAACTGGGAAAACAAAGTGGATAACATCCGCCACATCCAACAGGTGCTGAACATCGGGTTTGACTCGATGGTGTTTTTGGATGACAACCCGTTCGAGCGCGAGATGGTAAAATCTGGCATCCCTGATATTACCGTGCCCGAGCTACCAGAAGACCCTGCCGAATACGTACAATACCTGCGCACGCTTAACCTGTTTGAAACGGCATCATATACCGAAGAAGACGCACAGCGTACCCAACAATATCAGCAGGAGGCCAAACGCACGCAACTGCAAAACAGCTTTACCAGCGAGCAGGATTTTCTGCAAAGCCTGCAAATGCTGGCCGATGTAAAAAGCTTTGATAAGTTTAACACGCCGCGCGTATCTCAACTTACCCAGCGTTCTAACCAGTTTAACCTGCGTACCGTGCGCTATACCGAGGACGACATTGCCCAACTGGCTACCAGCGGCGATTTCATTACCCTGAGCTTTAACCTGGGCGATAAGTTTGGCGACCACGGACTAATTGCCGTAGTGATCCTCAAGGCACTATCAGCACAAGAACTGTTTGTTGACAGCTGGATTATGAGCTGCCGTGTACTGAAGCGCGGCATGGAACAATTTACGCTTAACACCATTGTAGCAGCAGCAAGCGCAAGTGGCTTTAAAAAGATAGTAGGCGAATACCTGCCTACCAAAAAGAACGCACTGGTAAAAGACCATTACCTTAACCTGGGCTTTACCCCGGTTAATGACCGCTGGGAACTGGACGTAACCGCCTACCAACCAAAAGAAGTATACATCACCCAAAAAGATTAA
- a CDS encoding TIM-barrel domain-containing protein: MPKFYRRVLAVCLPFLLAHYIAGAQIESFSKNQDGVSFKLKEGLMQINVCTDDIIRVRYTVLDNFPQVQSLVVNNAWKQRPAFTLNSNGKSVFITTKKLKITIDKITNAITYANTAGQQICAESPTGNKSMQPATIAGIATYNCQTQFNSPANEGLFGLGCHPLDSLSINYKGRNQDLAIKYLTGAIPVLLSTRGYGLLWDNYSASNFYGAEDGNTRFKYVSESGRMVDYYFFYGPDFDRIINLYRTATGTTPMFPKWAYGLFQSQDRYKTQAEVLSVKDNYRKNHIPVDAIVQDWYYWEPLPIGSHIMKPERYPDPKAMVSALHQANIHAMISIWPVFGKGTANFDALKKNGFLTDITWDNVMTHTFDTYYDAHNPKARDLYWQQARDSMIKRYDWDAWWVDQCEPDNGALLDARRQANFSVGKGIDYFNTYSLEHTKGLYKGWREDMPGKRAFFLVRQAFAGQQRNATTLWSSDITCTFEAFKCQVPQGINACTSGMPYWTSDIGGYHYKWNAPNWAKPENRELFTRWFQFGAFCPIFRIHGKGERALFSDNWDADTKAILLKFDQLRYRLLPYIYSVAGSVTQDNYTMMRSLAFDFRNDQQVYDIKDQYLFGPALMVCPVTDQLYTRAHAVAGAKSRKVYLPAGTQWYNFWTGQTLRGGQTLQADAPIDILPLYVRSGSIIPMGPVVEYATQKTDEPTELRIYPGANGQFKVYEDENDNYNYEQGRSATYTFNWNDQLKTLSISATKGWYKGMPKQHRFKVVIVKPGHGVAGEETAQTDKLITYSGQAIQVKF, encoded by the coding sequence ATGCCGAAATTTTATCGTCGGGTACTCGCCGTATGTTTGCCTTTTCTGCTGGCTCATTATATCGCCGGTGCGCAAATTGAATCATTCTCCAAAAATCAGGATGGTGTTAGCTTCAAATTAAAAGAAGGACTAATGCAGATCAATGTTTGCACTGACGACATTATCCGCGTGCGCTATACCGTTCTGGATAATTTCCCGCAAGTGCAATCGCTGGTAGTTAATAACGCGTGGAAACAGCGTCCGGCTTTTACACTAAACAGCAACGGCAAATCGGTGTTCATCACCACAAAAAAGTTGAAGATAACGATTGATAAAATCACCAACGCTATTACATACGCCAATACCGCCGGACAACAGATCTGCGCTGAATCTCCAACCGGAAACAAAAGCATGCAACCGGCCACCATTGCAGGCATTGCTACCTATAACTGCCAAACCCAGTTTAACTCGCCGGCCAATGAGGGTTTGTTTGGCTTAGGCTGTCACCCGCTGGATTCACTTTCCATCAACTACAAGGGACGCAATCAGGATCTGGCCATTAAATACCTTACAGGCGCTATCCCGGTTTTACTCTCCACACGCGGCTACGGCTTGCTCTGGGATAATTACTCGGCCTCTAACTTTTATGGTGCCGAGGATGGCAACACGCGCTTTAAATATGTATCAGAGAGCGGCCGCATGGTAGATTACTATTTCTTTTACGGACCCGATTTTGATCGTATCATCAATCTTTACCGCACGGCAACCGGCACGACACCCATGTTCCCTAAATGGGCTTACGGACTGTTCCAGTCGCAAGACCGGTATAAAACCCAGGCAGAGGTATTGAGCGTGAAAGACAATTACCGCAAAAACCACATCCCGGTTGATGCCATTGTGCAGGATTGGTATTACTGGGAACCACTGCCCATCGGGTCGCACATCATGAAGCCAGAGCGTTACCCTGATCCAAAGGCTATGGTATCAGCATTGCATCAGGCCAACATCCACGCCATGATCTCCATCTGGCCGGTATTTGGCAAAGGCACCGCCAACTTTGATGCCTTAAAGAAAAACGGCTTTTTAACCGATATTACCTGGGACAACGTAATGACCCATACTTTTGATACCTATTACGATGCCCATAACCCCAAAGCCCGCGATTTGTACTGGCAGCAGGCCCGCGACAGCATGATTAAACGTTACGACTGGGATGCCTGGTGGGTTGACCAATGCGAACCCGACAACGGCGCCCTGCTGGATGCCCGTCGCCAGGCTAACTTTAGCGTTGGCAAGGGAATTGATTATTTTAACACCTACTCGCTGGAGCATACCAAAGGCCTGTACAAAGGCTGGCGCGAGGATATGCCGGGCAAACGGGCGTTCTTTTTGGTACGCCAGGCCTTTGCCGGTCAGCAGCGTAACGCCACCACGCTATGGTCATCTGATATTACCTGCACGTTTGAGGCATTCAAGTGCCAGGTACCGCAGGGCATCAATGCCTGTACATCGGGGATGCCCTACTGGACGTCGGACATTGGCGGCTACCATTACAAATGGAACGCCCCCAACTGGGCCAAACCCGAAAATCGCGAATTGTTTACCCGGTGGTTTCAGTTCGGTGCTTTCTGCCCCATCTTCCGTATCCATGGCAAGGGTGAGCGTGCGCTGTTTTCTGACAACTGGGATGCCGATACCAAGGCCATCCTGCTAAAATTTGATCAGCTGCGTTACCGGCTGCTACCTTACATTTATTCAGTAGCGGGCAGCGTGACTCAAGATAACTACACCATGATGCGCTCGCTGGCATTTGATTTCAGGAACGATCAGCAGGTTTATGATATAAAAGATCAATATCTGTTCGGTCCAGCGTTGATGGTTTGCCCGGTAACAGATCAGCTTTATACCAGGGCGCACGCCGTAGCAGGTGCAAAAAGCCGCAAGGTGTATCTGCCGGCAGGCACGCAATGGTACAACTTCTGGACCGGCCAAACGCTGAGAGGCGGCCAGACACTCCAAGCCGATGCGCCGATTGATATCTTGCCGCTATACGTTCGTTCAGGTTCCATCATACCAATGGGCCCGGTGGTAGAATACGCCACACAAAAAACCGATGAGCCGACAGAGTTGCGTATCTATCCCGGCGCCAACGGCCAGTTTAAGGTTTATGAAGATGAGAACGATAATTACAACTACGAGCAAGGCCGCTCTGCCACCTATACTTTTAATTGGAACGATCAGCTGAAAACTCTTAGCATCAGTGCAACTAAGGGATGGTATAAGGGTATGCCAAAGCAACACAGATTTAAGGTGGTAATAGTTAAGCCGGGGCATGGCGTGGCGGGTGAAGAGACCGCGCAGACTGATAAATTGATTACTTATTCGGGACAGGCGATACAGGTGAAGTTTTAG